CAATAATGGGTTACGTTATTTGCTGATGCACAGAGCCGGCGCATGGTCTGGCTACTGGCCCCGCACAGTCGATCTCTACGAACTCTTCAATTCACCGATAGTTTCTTTCAGCTGCCGGAGCAGCTCCTCTGCCTTTTCAGGCTGTTCCTTAATGAGGTTCTTGAGTTGAAAGGGATCGTTGCGGCGATCGTACATTTCATCGCTATCGGGTACTTCCTGTTTTGCTCCGGCCGTACATGACCACATGGCCTCGTCCTTCATGGTTTCCTTGCCGGGGTTGCTGGTGCTGGTGTAATCTCGCTGGCTGGCATCCTTGAGGATCCAGTGGATGTAGCTGTAATCCTCAGTGATGAGAGACCACGACATGCCAAAGTACCCTGCAATGGCATAGTCACGGATCCTGTCCACCTCGCCGCTGACGAGAGGCAAAAGGCTCTGGCCCTGCATGTCCAAAGCGTCGTAGACCGGAAATCCGTGCCCGCTGTCAATGCTTTCCGCCTCGAGCAATCCCAGCGCATCCAGAATGGTGGGGGCGATATCGACGTTCTGCACGAAGCCCTTGATGCGCTTGCCTCCATCCAGACCGGGGATGTGCATCATGAGGGGCACATGCACCAATTCCTCATAAGGCCAGGGGCGGCATTTGCGCATGATGCCGTGGCCGTGCTCCCCCTTGCCCATGGGCTGGCCGTGATCGGAGGTGATGATGATCATGGTCTCGTCCCAGAGACCCTGATCTCTGATGGAGTCGAGCAGCTTGCCGATCTGCTTGTCCACCAGGGTGATGTTTTCGGCGTAGAGGGCGCGGATATGCTCCGCCTCGGCATCGGTGATTCGCCCTTCCACCGGGGTCCAGGGAGCCAGAAGGATGGGGTTTCCCTCGTAATCGGGATTGTAGGGGCAGGGTTCACCGGTCCACACGGACGGTGGATCCCAGGGTTCGTGCGGATCGAAGGAATCAACCCAGAGCATGAAGGGGCGGTTCTTGATCCGCCTCTCGCGCAGCCAATGATCTGCTTCTCTGGCCACCACACTGATGTAGTTGTCGTCTTCGGAGCGCCAGTTCTGCCGGAAGCGCAGGAAGCAGTCGATTTCCTCCAAAAGAGCCTTACTGGCGTCATCGATGAACTCACCCTTTTCGTTGTAGACCATGGTAGGGGAGGTGTAGTCGATGGCCTGCATACCGGGATCGAGGGGGTCGTCCTTGTAAGTGGTGTGATCGAGTTCGTGTCCGGGGCAGAACTTCACGTAGTCGAATCCCCGGGAATAGCCATACTTGGGAAGGCGCATGGGGGGGGTGTCGTAAATCAGGGCGGTCTGCACCTTGCGGCCCCAGAGAATGTCGGTGATGGTAGTATCCTCATGGGAGAGCGGTTGCCAGCCTGCGACCGGCAGGGTGAATCGGCCGGTCATGATTGCGCGGCGAACGGGAACGGTGGGCAGACCCTCACTGTAAGCGTTTTCGAACAGTATCCCATTGCGGGCAAACCGGTCGAAATTAGGAGTCTTCACCGTTTTGTTCCCATAACACCCCAGATAGTTGTACTGAAGGGTGTCGAGCATAATGAAGACAACATTCTTGATAGAGCTTTCCTTACTGTTGTTGTTGGTCATTTTATATTCTCCTTTTCAAAGTCACGGATGAACACCGCCGTTCTTGTCAGAGCAATCGAAGCATTGGGTGATGATGCTGTGCATTAAACCAGAGATTCGGGACCGGTACAGCTCGGGAAATTACCAGGTTTTGGAGTTTTTTTTTCGAGGGTCAGCCAGGAGAGGTTTACGTCAGGGAGGGCATGCCTTGCGCGGCTGAGAACCGGACCTTCTGCGGGAGTGTTTACCCTTCAAATTTTAAAGGTCCGGAGCTCAGCCGTTTGCAGTACAGCAAAGGTCTTCAAATTTCTTATAAATATTCGGAAAGCCCGGTTGTGGACGGGCCAGTGGGGAAATTTGGTCAGGAACGTTGTTC
This region of Desulforhabdus amnigena genomic DNA includes:
- a CDS encoding sulfatase, with translation MTNNNSKESSIKNVVFIMLDTLQYNYLGCYGNKTVKTPNFDRFARNGILFENAYSEGLPTVPVRRAIMTGRFTLPVAGWQPLSHEDTTITDILWGRKVQTALIYDTPPMRLPKYGYSRGFDYVKFCPGHELDHTTYKDDPLDPGMQAIDYTSPTMVYNEKGEFIDDASKALLEEIDCFLRFRQNWRSEDDNYISVVAREADHWLRERRIKNRPFMLWVDSFDPHEPWDPPSVWTGEPCPYNPDYEGNPILLAPWTPVEGRITDAEAEHIRALYAENITLVDKQIGKLLDSIRDQGLWDETMIIITSDHGQPMGKGEHGHGIMRKCRPWPYEELVHVPLMMHIPGLDGGKRIKGFVQNVDIAPTILDALGLLEAESIDSGHGFPVYDALDMQGQSLLPLVSGEVDRIRDYAIAGYFGMSWSLITEDYSYIHWILKDASQRDYTSTSNPGKETMKDEAMWSCTAGAKQEVPDSDEMYDRRNDPFQLKNLIKEQPEKAEELLRQLKETIGELKSS